The Flavobacterium sp. 123 genome contains a region encoding:
- a CDS encoding nitroreductase family protein yields the protein MAVTNEKSVSEAIHYRRSVRVFKNEALDELKVKECIKLASLAPTSSNMQLWEFYHIVSPSVIQQIATASFDQNAAKTANQIVIVVARKDLWKNRQQSNLAFLKLQYGNKPEVEYTKREQFALNYYRKIVPTIYIDFLGILGRIKYLAFQIIGLFKPIYRQVRASDMRIVAHKSAALAAENFMISMSAIGYDTCPMEGFDSSRIKKIIQLPASSEINMILGCGIREENGVYGERFRIPFKEVYFKI from the coding sequence ATGGCTGTAACCAATGAAAAATCAGTAAGCGAAGCGATTCACTACCGCCGTTCTGTTCGTGTTTTCAAAAACGAAGCCCTTGATGAACTTAAAGTCAAAGAATGTATCAAGTTGGCATCCCTTGCTCCTACAAGCAGTAATATGCAACTTTGGGAATTTTATCATATCGTTTCTCCATCAGTTATCCAACAAATTGCAACAGCTAGTTTTGACCAAAATGCAGCCAAAACTGCAAACCAAATTGTTATTGTTGTCGCTAGAAAAGATTTATGGAAAAACAGACAGCAATCTAATCTTGCCTTTTTAAAATTACAATACGGTAATAAACCAGAAGTAGAATATACAAAAAGAGAGCAGTTTGCTTTAAATTATTATCGAAAAATTGTTCCTACTATTTATATCGATTTTTTAGGAATTTTAGGAAGAATAAAATACCTTGCATTTCAAATTATCGGTTTGTTCAAACCTATTTATAGACAAGTAAGAGCCAGCGACATGCGAATTGTAGCGCATAAAAGTGCTGCACTTGCTGCTGAAAATTTCATGATTAGTATGTCCGCAATTGGATATGACACTTGTCCTATGGAAGGTTTTGATTCATCGAGAATAAAAAAAATAATACAATTACCGGCCTCTTCCGAAATAAATATGATTCTTGGATGTGGAATTCGAGAAGAAAATGGAGTTTATGGAGAACGCTTTAGAATACCGTTTAAAGAAGTTTATTTTAAAATATAA
- a CDS encoding aldehyde dehydrogenase produces the protein MSYKTNIGYRKETLIKLLNTIILHEDEVIQALQNDFNKPIFEAVLTETNYVIADLKDTIKNLQRWAKPKKVLPSILNFPSTDSIYKEPYGKVLIIAPWNYPFQLALCPLISAVAAGNQVVLKPSELTPKTSEVIAKIILKSFDKNHVEVVEGGAEVSQGLLSQRWDYIFFTGSVAVGKIVAMAAAKNLTPVTLELGGKNPCIIDETANLKLAAKRIVWGKFINAGQTCIAPDYILIQKDMKTHFIEYLKVEITNAYGKNPSLSPDFARIVNTKNWLRLANLIDETKVIFGGQTDIENRYISPTLIDESDTDSLIMQEEIFGPILPILSYENETELSSVISKYEKPLALYVFSENKSFSKKIITQFSFGGGCINDTVVHFSNKRLPFGGVGHSGIGAYHGSLSFDVFSHEKGIVKKANWLDLTLRYAPYTGKLTLIKNILKWL, from the coding sequence ATGAGTTACAAAACAAACATAGGATACCGAAAAGAAACTTTAATAAAGTTACTGAACACTATTATCCTTCATGAAGATGAAGTAATTCAGGCACTCCAAAACGATTTCAACAAGCCAATTTTTGAAGCTGTTCTAACAGAAACTAATTATGTTATTGCTGATTTAAAAGATACCATTAAGAACTTACAACGTTGGGCAAAACCTAAAAAAGTCTTGCCATCCATACTCAATTTTCCTTCTACTGACTCTATTTATAAAGAGCCTTACGGCAAAGTATTAATTATTGCTCCTTGGAATTATCCTTTTCAATTAGCATTATGTCCGTTAATTTCGGCAGTAGCAGCAGGAAATCAAGTGGTATTAAAACCTTCTGAACTTACTCCTAAAACATCTGAAGTAATTGCTAAAATAATTCTAAAATCATTTGACAAAAATCATGTTGAAGTTGTAGAGGGTGGCGCAGAAGTTTCTCAAGGACTACTTTCTCAACGTTGGGATTATATCTTTTTCACAGGTAGCGTTGCGGTTGGTAAAATTGTAGCTATGGCTGCAGCCAAAAACCTAACCCCAGTAACTCTTGAACTTGGCGGTAAAAACCCTTGTATAATTGATGAAACGGCTAATTTAAAACTAGCTGCAAAACGAATTGTTTGGGGTAAGTTTATAAATGCTGGACAAACTTGTATTGCTCCTGATTATATCTTGATTCAAAAAGATATGAAAACTCATTTTATAGAATATCTTAAAGTTGAAATCACCAACGCATATGGCAAAAATCCTTCTTTATCCCCTGATTTTGCACGAATTGTAAATACTAAAAACTGGCTTCGATTGGCTAATTTAATCGATGAAACAAAAGTGATTTTTGGAGGACAAACTGATATTGAAAACCGATACATCTCCCCTACTTTAATTGACGAATCTGATACGGATAGTTTAATTATGCAAGAGGAAATTTTCGGACCAATTTTACCAATTCTTTCTTATGAAAATGAAACCGAATTAAGCAGCGTGATTTCAAAATATGAAAAACCATTAGCCCTGTATGTTTTTAGCGAAAATAAATCTTTTTCAAAAAAAATTATAACACAATTCTCTTTTGGTGGCGGATGCATCAATGATACTGTTGTGCATTTTTCTAATAAAAGATTGCCTTTTGGAGGTGTTGGACATAGCGGAATTGGGGCGTATCATGGAAGCTTAAGTTTTGATGTTTTTTCTCACGAAAAAGGAATTGTAAAAAAAGCAAATTGGTTAGATTTGACTCTTCGGTATGCGCCTTATACTGGCAAGCTAACCTTAATCAAAAATATATTGAAATGGCTGTAA
- a CDS encoding RluA family pseudouridine synthase, with protein MKIISNKDNLQILHEDNHLIIVNKRVGDIVQGDKTGDKPLSEIVKEYIKVKYNKPGEVFLGVVHRLDRPTSGIVVFARTSKALTRMNELFSNRETQKTYWAIVKNKPSKAEDKLIHYLKRNEKNNTSKAHLKEVPDSKIASLDYKIIKELNNYFALEINLHTGRHHQIRAQLSAIGSPIKGDLKYGFDRSNPDGGIHLHARKLIFVHPVTKEPLEIIAPTPNDVIWNAI; from the coding sequence ATGAAAATAATATCAAATAAAGATAATCTTCAAATACTCCATGAAGACAATCACCTAATTATAGTTAATAAACGTGTTGGGGATATTGTACAAGGAGATAAAACGGGGGATAAACCTTTGAGTGAAATTGTCAAAGAATATATCAAAGTTAAGTACAATAAACCTGGTGAAGTTTTTTTAGGAGTAGTGCATCGTTTAGACCGCCCTACTTCTGGAATTGTTGTTTTTGCCAGAACAAGCAAAGCACTTACTCGAATGAACGAATTGTTCAGCAATCGAGAAACTCAAAAAACATACTGGGCAATCGTTAAAAACAAGCCTTCAAAAGCAGAAGACAAGCTGATTCATTATTTAAAAAGAAACGAGAAAAATAATACTTCAAAAGCACATCTTAAAGAAGTTCCTGATAGCAAAATAGCAAGCTTAGATTACAAAATTATTAAGGAACTCAATAATTATTTTGCTTTAGAAATTAATCTTCACACTGGAAGACACCATCAAATTAGAGCGCAACTGTCCGCAATTGGCTCTCCTATAAAAGGAGATTTAAAATATGGTTTTGACCGAAGTAATCCTGATGGAGGAATTCATTTACATGCACGCAAATTAATTTTTGTACATCCGGTAACAAAAGAACCTCTTGAAATTATTGCCCCTACACCCAATGATGTTATCTGGAATGCTATCTAA
- the panB gene encoding 3-methyl-2-oxobutanoate hydroxymethyltransferase, with the protein MSVAKKDYKRITTKSLIEMKANGEKISMLTAYDYTMAKIVDTAGIDVILVGDSASNVMAGHETTLPITLDQMIYHASSVVRATERALVVVDLPFGSYQSDPKEALRSAIRIMKESGGHAVKLEGGKEIKDSIKKILNAGIPVMGHLGLTPQSIYKFGTYTVRAKEEAEAEKLMEDAKMLEKLGCFGLVLEKIPAHLAEKVAKSISIPVIGIGAGGGVDGQVLVIHDMLGMNNEFSPRFLRRYMNLYEGMTKAISQYVDDVKSSDFPNASEQY; encoded by the coding sequence ATGTCAGTAGCAAAAAAAGATTACAAAAGAATAACAACAAAGTCATTAATTGAAATGAAAGCTAATGGAGAAAAAATTTCCATGCTGACGGCTTATGATTATACAATGGCTAAAATTGTTGACACTGCTGGAATTGATGTAATACTTGTTGGTGATTCAGCTTCAAATGTGATGGCTGGACACGAAACTACTTTACCAATTACTTTAGACCAAATGATATATCATGCTTCATCTGTTGTTAGAGCAACTGAAAGAGCATTAGTAGTTGTTGATTTGCCTTTTGGTAGTTACCAATCTGACCCGAAAGAAGCCCTACGTTCAGCTATTAGAATTATGAAAGAAAGCGGTGGACACGCTGTAAAATTAGAAGGTGGTAAAGAAATAAAAGATTCTATCAAAAAAATCCTGAATGCAGGAATTCCAGTTATGGGACATTTGGGTTTAACCCCACAATCCATCTATAAATTTGGAACGTATACGGTTCGTGCCAAAGAAGAAGCGGAAGCAGAAAAATTAATGGAAGATGCAAAAATGCTTGAAAAACTAGGTTGCTTTGGTTTGGTATTAGAAAAAATACCTGCTCATTTAGCCGAGAAAGTAGCTAAAAGTATTTCTATCCCAGTTATCGGAATCGGTGCAGGTGGCGGTGTTGATGGTCAAGTATTAGTAATTCATGATATGTTAGGAATGAATAATGAGTTCAGTCCACGTTTCCTTAGAAGATACATGAATCTGTATGAAGGAATGACAAAAGCAATAAGCCAATATGTTGATGATGTGAAGTCTAGTGATTTCCCAAATGCAAGTGAGCAATATTAA
- a CDS encoding L-serine ammonia-lyase, with amino-acid sequence MEECISVFDMLKIGVGPSSSHTLGPWRAAERFLTELRAENLLEVTARVKVNLYGSLSLTGKGHATDLAVMLGLSGQNPEYIPVENITRIIQEIKKEKKIHLGNEVDIEFQIEDDIIFNKKFLSFHANALTFTAHLNDSKKYTSTFYSIGGGFVVKEERINAKKKSIIKCAFPFPIDKATELLKYTIQENKKISEIVYENEKSMRSEAEIHTELMRIWHTMLESMYIGCHSEGILPGGLNVRRRAFDMHQKLIGLSNYESPQTWLEQIRLTEVKFRQILKWVSCFALAVNEVNASLGRVVTAPTNGSAGVIPAVLMYYLVIENHQAGEKEIKQFLMVASEIGSIFKKGSTISAAMGGCQAEIGVSSAMAAAALCELMGGTPEQVLMSAEIAMEHHLGLTCDPVGGLVQIPCIERNTMGAIKAINAAELALETDPKNAKVPLDKVVDTMWQTAKDMHNKYKETSEGGLAIAVNMADC; translated from the coding sequence ATGGAAGAATGTATCTCTGTATTTGATATGCTAAAAATAGGCGTTGGACCTTCCAGTTCACATACGCTTGGTCCTTGGAGAGCTGCCGAACGTTTTTTGACTGAATTAAGAGCTGAAAATCTTTTGGAAGTAACCGCTCGGGTGAAAGTGAATTTATATGGCTCGCTTTCTTTGACAGGAAAAGGTCATGCAACAGATTTGGCTGTAATGTTGGGTTTAAGTGGTCAAAATCCTGAATATATTCCTGTAGAAAATATCACAAGAATCATTCAAGAAATAAAAAAAGAAAAAAAAATACATCTAGGAAATGAAGTCGATATTGAGTTTCAAATTGAGGACGATATCATTTTCAATAAAAAATTTCTTTCTTTTCATGCTAATGCGTTAACCTTTACAGCACACTTAAATGATTCTAAAAAATACACATCAACATTTTACTCTATTGGTGGAGGGTTTGTTGTAAAAGAAGAACGCATTAATGCTAAGAAAAAAAGCATTATTAAATGTGCTTTCCCCTTCCCTATTGACAAAGCCACCGAATTACTGAAATATACTATTCAAGAGAATAAAAAGATTTCGGAAATTGTCTATGAAAATGAAAAATCAATGCGATCTGAAGCAGAAATTCATACCGAATTAATGCGAATTTGGCATACAATGCTCGAAAGTATGTACATAGGTTGCCATTCAGAAGGAATTCTTCCAGGTGGACTAAATGTAAGACGTAGAGCTTTTGATATGCACCAAAAACTTATTGGCTTATCTAACTATGAAAGCCCTCAAACTTGGCTTGAACAAATCAGATTAACAGAAGTGAAATTTCGCCAAATATTAAAATGGGTTAGCTGTTTTGCTTTGGCTGTAAATGAAGTAAATGCCTCTTTAGGACGTGTTGTGACAGCTCCTACAAATGGAAGCGCTGGAGTTATACCAGCAGTCCTAATGTACTATTTAGTCATTGAAAACCATCAAGCTGGCGAAAAAGAAATCAAACAATTCTTAATGGTCGCTAGTGAAATAGGCAGTATTTTCAAAAAAGGTTCTACCATTTCTGCTGCAATGGGAGGCTGTCAAGCTGAAATCGGTGTTTCATCGGCAATGGCTGCAGCAGCATTGTGTGAATTGATGGGAGGCACACCTGAACAAGTTTTAATGTCAGCAGAAATAGCTATGGAGCATCATTTAGGTTTAACCTGTGATCCTGTAGGTGGCTTAGTCCAAATTCCATGTATCGAACGAAATACCATGGGAGCTATAAAAGCTATTAATGCAGCAGAATTAGCCTTAGAAACTGATCCAAAAAACGCAAAAGTACCCTTAGATAAAGTTGTAGATACCATGTGGCAAACTGCTAAGGATATGCACAATAAGTACAAAGAAACTTCAGAAGGAGGGCTTGCAATTGCTGTAAATATGGCTGATTGTTAG
- a CDS encoding polyphosphate kinase 2 family protein, translating into MGKSKSSGNNGNGNSSENISSFQNLNKREQIERAKVFSEQYRVDDGSNFRLKNYDTYAHFDLGDEDKSLVSDTLQMGIEALVKMQDVLYAQGKWSLLLVFQAMDAAGKDGAIKHVMSGINPQGCQVSSFKAPSNEELDHDFLWRCQKHLPERGRIGIFNRSYYEEVLVVRVHEQILRSQKLAEELITDSIWKERFEDIRNFEKYLNRNGTIVIKFFLNVSKEEQKKRFIERIDDADKNWKFSAADIREREYWDSYMDNYEEMIKNTTTENSPWYVIPADNKSYARIAIASAIIHTLDEMDLEYPKVSEEKIAELNQIREKLIEEEN; encoded by the coding sequence ATGGGAAAATCAAAATCTTCGGGGAATAACGGAAATGGAAACTCATCAGAAAACATTTCTAGTTTTCAAAATTTGAATAAAAGAGAACAGATCGAACGTGCTAAAGTTTTTTCCGAACAATATCGTGTTGATGATGGAAGTAATTTTCGATTAAAAAATTATGATACTTATGCCCATTTTGATTTGGGTGACGAAGATAAATCATTGGTTTCGGATACATTACAAATGGGAATTGAAGCATTAGTTAAAATGCAAGATGTTCTGTATGCACAAGGAAAATGGTCATTACTATTGGTTTTTCAAGCAATGGATGCCGCTGGAAAAGATGGCGCCATCAAACATGTCATGTCTGGAATTAATCCACAAGGCTGTCAAGTTTCATCATTCAAAGCTCCAAGTAATGAAGAATTAGATCATGATTTTTTATGGCGTTGCCAAAAACATTTACCAGAGCGTGGAAGAATAGGAATTTTTAATCGCTCCTATTACGAAGAAGTTCTAGTAGTTCGTGTTCATGAACAAATATTGCGCTCACAAAAACTAGCGGAAGAGCTTATAACCGATTCCATTTGGAAAGAACGATTTGAAGATATTAGAAACTTCGAAAAATACTTGAATCGCAATGGTACTATAGTCATTAAGTTCTTTTTAAATGTTTCTAAAGAAGAACAAAAAAAACGATTTATAGAACGAATTGATGATGCTGATAAAAACTGGAAATTTAGTGCTGCTGATATTCGGGAACGGGAATATTGGGACTCATATATGGACAATTATGAAGAAATGATTAAAAATACAACTACTGAAAATTCCCCTTGGTATGTAATCCCAGCTGATAATAAATCCTATGCCCGCATTGCCATTGCTTCTGCAATAATTCATACATTAGATGAAATGGATCTAGAATATCCTAAAGTTAGTGAGGAAAAAATTGCAGAATTAAATCAAATAAGAGAAAAGTTAATTGAAGAAGAAAATTAA
- a CDS encoding Na/Pi cotransporter family protein has protein sequence MTIEILNTIFKIGAGIGLFLFAMHLLEESLKNLSGRNFKLFLQKITKNNISAVAGGIIITVVLQSSSMISLMVLAFVGAGVFSVKNAIAIILGANLGTTLASWILATLGFGINIAVFAYPIICFSGFLLIFFGKRKNIKYISYFLFGFGLLFIGLSFMRMAMESQVENFDFSIYNQLPLFAFLVLGFAITILIQSSSATMALTLSALHAGAISFPPAAAIVLGAETGTIMKIILSASKGNATKKRVALGNLVFNISITSLSFIFIEELLSLITDVLNIKDPLIGLVTFSSFINLLSILIFLPFLNRFAKFLERFFKETDSCAAAFIGHASTIEPETAIDLLRMETKYFIHNSMLFNLELFEINLKSFRENDEFKNINTKKKYFSKNMEEKYEFLKQLQGELQAFYLELRTKLQSERSSELNQLISAVRSSMHAVKSIKDIGTNISNLKSSSKDIKYNFFVYHRKKTKKLYRELNALFTKNDAADFEKFHEIFETIQNNYTEALNNFYTEAQTSKVENIDITTVINFNRELFTSNKAMLMAIKDSLLDEKKAADFNEIPVYKT, from the coding sequence ATGACTATAGAAATCCTAAATACTATCTTTAAAATTGGAGCGGGAATTGGTTTATTCCTTTTTGCCATGCATCTGCTAGAAGAATCTTTAAAAAATCTTTCTGGTAGGAATTTTAAATTATTTCTCCAAAAAATAACCAAAAACAACATTAGCGCAGTTGCTGGAGGCATTATAATTACAGTAGTTCTTCAAAGTAGTTCCATGATTTCCTTAATGGTATTAGCATTTGTTGGTGCTGGTGTATTCAGCGTCAAAAATGCAATAGCAATTATTCTAGGAGCCAATTTAGGGACAACATTAGCCAGTTGGATTTTAGCAACATTAGGTTTTGGAATAAATATTGCCGTTTTTGCTTATCCAATAATATGCTTCAGTGGTTTTTTGTTGATTTTTTTTGGTAAACGAAAAAACATAAAATACATCTCCTATTTTCTTTTTGGTTTTGGATTGTTATTTATCGGACTTTCTTTTATGAGAATGGCTATGGAAAGTCAAGTAGAAAATTTTGATTTTTCCATATACAATCAATTGCCTTTATTTGCTTTTCTAGTTTTAGGATTTGCAATCACCATACTTATTCAATCCAGTTCAGCAACTATGGCACTAACATTAAGCGCATTACATGCTGGAGCAATTAGCTTTCCTCCTGCTGCCGCAATAGTATTAGGTGCAGAAACTGGAACAATAATGAAAATCATTTTGAGTGCTTCAAAAGGGAATGCGACAAAAAAACGAGTAGCACTAGGTAATTTGGTTTTTAATATCTCTATAACAAGCTTGTCTTTCATTTTCATCGAGGAACTTTTAAGTTTAATTACCGATGTCCTAAATATCAAAGATCCATTAATAGGATTAGTTACTTTCTCGAGCTTTATAAACCTTTTGTCTATTTTAATTTTCCTTCCTTTTCTAAACAGATTTGCTAAATTTTTGGAACGTTTTTTCAAAGAAACAGATTCTTGCGCAGCTGCTTTTATTGGACATGCTTCAACTATTGAACCTGAAACAGCAATAGATTTGTTGCGCATGGAAACAAAATATTTTATTCATAATTCCATGCTTTTTAATTTAGAACTTTTTGAAATAAACCTTAAATCATTTCGGGAAAATGATGAATTTAAAAATATCAACACAAAAAAGAAATATTTCTCTAAAAATATGGAAGAGAAATATGAGTTTTTAAAACAGCTACAAGGTGAATTACAAGCCTTTTATTTAGAACTACGAACAAAACTGCAATCTGAAAGAAGCTCTGAGTTGAATCAATTAATTTCGGCCGTGAGAAGTTCCATGCATGCGGTAAAAAGTATTAAAGATATTGGAACTAATATTTCAAATCTTAAAAGTTCTTCAAAAGATATCAAATATAATTTCTTTGTATATCACCGAAAAAAAACTAAAAAACTGTATCGAGAATTGAATGCTTTATTTACTAAAAATGATGCTGCTGATTTTGAAAAATTTCATGAAATTTTTGAAACCATACAAAACAATTATACCGAAGCACTCAATAATTTTTATACCGAAGCTCAAACAAGTAAAGTTGAAAATATTGATATCACAACCGTTATAAATTTCAATAGAGAACTTTTTACATCAAACAAAGCTATGTTAATGGCTATAAAAGATAGCTTATTAGATGAAAAAAAGGCTGCAGATTTTAATGAAATTCCTGTGTATAAAACATAG
- a CDS encoding 2-dehydro-3-deoxyphosphooctonate aldolase — MKKIILFVVLSILFTSCGSIKSTIKNVDNNAPYPELTSNNTFVITKFSTDKKYGYDKDYPINVFFRNSRDENINQERFLNALAGPKGEKITFTKLESCCPFPTKRSDMGAGFLDVYEIKWDGQKTPVKLYLNIYEKGILMVPVGFTLKK, encoded by the coding sequence ATGAAAAAAATAATTCTTTTTGTAGTGTTATCAATACTTTTTACTTCTTGCGGAAGCATAAAATCAACTATAAAAAACGTGGATAATAATGCTCCATATCCTGAATTGACGAGTAACAATACTTTTGTAATTACTAAATTCAGTACCGACAAAAAATATGGATATGACAAAGATTATCCCATCAATGTTTTTTTTAGAAATAGCAGAGATGAAAATATAAATCAAGAGCGTTTTCTGAATGCTTTGGCTGGTCCAAAAGGTGAAAAAATCACTTTTACCAAATTAGAAAGCTGTTGTCCTTTTCCAACAAAAAGAAGCGACATGGGAGCTGGTTTCTTAGATGTATATGAAATAAAATGGGACGGTCAAAAAACACCTGTGAAATTATATCTGAACATTTATGAGAAAGGAATTTTGATGGTTCCAGTGGGTTTTACGCTTAAAAAATAA
- a CDS encoding YeeE/YedE family protein, translated as MDIIFQTWPWYVSGFLIGMIMLCLTYFGKTFGMSSNLQTLCSMTGIGKRVPFFDYDWKAKRWNLVVVLGAMLGGFVATNFMNDPSNVAINPKTIAQLAQMGIDAPNGKLLPDFLFGNQIFESPKSILILIIGGILIGFGTRYANGCTSGHAISGLSNLQLPSLKAVIGFFLGGLIMSHFLLPLIF; from the coding sequence ATGGATATTATTTTTCAAACATGGCCTTGGTACGTTTCCGGTTTTTTAATTGGTATGATTATGCTTTGTTTGACTTATTTTGGCAAGACTTTTGGGATGTCGTCAAATTTACAAACCTTATGTTCAATGACTGGTATAGGAAAGAGAGTTCCTTTTTTCGATTATGATTGGAAAGCAAAGCGTTGGAATTTAGTAGTAGTTTTAGGCGCAATGCTCGGAGGTTTTGTTGCGACTAATTTTATGAACGATCCTTCTAATGTGGCAATAAATCCTAAAACAATTGCACAATTAGCTCAAATGGGAATTGATGCTCCCAATGGAAAATTGCTTCCTGATTTTCTTTTTGGAAATCAAATTTTCGAATCACCTAAGAGTATTTTGATTTTGATTATTGGTGGGATTCTAATTGGTTTTGGAACTCGTTATGCTAATGGTTGTACTTCTGGTCATGCAATTTCTGGTTTGAGTAATTTACAACTACCGTCTTTAAAAGCAGTTATTGGATTTTTTCTGGGTGGATTAATTATGTCTCATTTTTTATTACCACTTATTTTTTAA
- a CDS encoding DUF6691 family protein, with protein MKALKFLIVGFVFGIVLTKSEAVSWYRIYEMFQFQSFHMYGIIGVAVATGLIGIQIIKRNNIKDIKGLPIVIQDKEEGSARYWIGGLFFGLGWALVGSCPGPIFILLGAGFLPVIFVLLGALVGTFIYGILKDKLPH; from the coding sequence ATGAAAGCATTAAAATTTTTAATTGTTGGATTTGTTTTTGGTATTGTTCTCACAAAATCAGAGGCTGTTTCTTGGTATAGAATTTATGAAATGTTTCAATTTCAATCTTTCCATATGTACGGAATTATTGGAGTTGCAGTTGCAACGGGTTTAATAGGGATTCAAATCATCAAAAGAAACAATATTAAAGACATTAAAGGATTGCCTATAGTAATTCAAGATAAAGAGGAGGGTTCTGCTCGGTATTGGATTGGCGGATTGTTTTTTGGACTCGGTTGGGCTTTGGTTGGTTCGTGTCCTGGTCCTATATTTATACTTCTTGGAGCTGGGTTTTTACCCGTAATTTTTGTTCTTTTAGGAGCTTTGGTGGGAACTTTTATCTATGGAATATTGAAAGATAAATTGCCTCATTAA
- a CDS encoding lysoplasmalogenase, with product MKNKLILKGYIGFSIIYLLITLFEYEKFAWYLKPFLIVFLLLAVYFSAKFDSKKFLLSALFFSWIGDNILLFADRGELYFILGLVAFLLSHLIYIIVFKKQLESNNPINKTTYWSGVCVILIYFASMIFTLFPKLGPLKIPVLVYAMVITTMLYFAFKGSLKWNNNAGNSVLLGALFFVSSDSILAFNKFYSPIPLNSFLIMATYIAAQYFIVNGILNLNEKK from the coding sequence ATGAAAAACAAATTAATATTAAAAGGATATATTGGTTTTAGCATTATTTATCTTTTGATTACCCTTTTTGAGTACGAAAAATTTGCTTGGTATTTAAAACCTTTTTTGATTGTATTTTTACTTTTAGCAGTTTATTTTTCCGCAAAATTTGATTCTAAAAAGTTCTTACTAAGCGCACTTTTTTTTTCCTGGATTGGAGATAACATATTACTATTTGCAGATCGTGGAGAATTGTATTTTATACTTGGATTAGTAGCGTTCTTACTATCACACCTAATTTATATTATAGTATTTAAGAAGCAATTAGAATCTAATAATCCTATCAATAAAACAACGTATTGGTCTGGTGTTTGTGTAATTCTGATTTATTTCGCGAGTATGATATTCACATTATTTCCAAAATTAGGACCTTTGAAAATTCCTGTTTTGGTTTATGCAATGGTCATAACCACTATGTTGTATTTTGCTTTTAAAGGAAGTTTAAAATGGAATAATAACGCCGGGAATTCGGTTTTATTAGGAGCACTATTTTTTGTAAGTTCTGATAGTATTTTGGCTTTCAATAAATTTTACAGCCCCATTCCATTAAATTCTTTCTTAATAATGGCTACTTACATTGCTGCACAATACTTTATTGTAAACGGAATTTTAAATTTGAATGAAAAAAAATAA